The Devosia sp. YIM 151766 genome includes a region encoding these proteins:
- the tilS gene encoding tRNA lysidine(34) synthetase TilS, which yields MSAGLTAGLRDPAMLARLFAPAAAEPAIGLAVSGGPDSLALMLLARNWAAGLANAPRLFVYSLDHGLRREAADEMAMVLNIAAQAGLPARGLAWTGPKPETGLQEAARQARYRLIGEAMRADGATLLLTAHHRADQAETVLMRLAHGSGIEGLKAMTPLAHVEGLRIFRPLLDIEPAILAALVDEAGLVAARDPSNDDTSYERVRWRQLLPALAEEGLDSAVLSRFATRMAEADAALTEMAGPVFAELVGFDGFGAATLPLAALQSLSPAIGRRVLGRVLKIVGGRQKPRALGQVERLYDQIADHGLPRAVTLLGAVVRLRGDRLAIAREPGRALPEDRELPPDGELVWDRRFRIANRSGTIGLVAGATDAMPRHQLESLLGVKVASPTEAIRTAPLVRDADGNLLALGNWSFDERVRMEFLID from the coding sequence ATGTCCGCCGGCCTGACCGCCGGCCTGCGCGATCCGGCGATGCTGGCGCGTCTTTTCGCGCCGGCTGCCGCCGAGCCGGCCATCGGCCTTGCCGTTTCCGGCGGGCCGGACAGTCTGGCGCTGATGCTCCTGGCCCGGAACTGGGCCGCCGGCCTGGCCAATGCTCCCAGGCTCTTCGTTTATAGCCTCGACCATGGATTGCGCCGCGAAGCGGCGGACGAAATGGCCATGGTGCTCAACATCGCGGCCCAAGCAGGCCTGCCGGCGCGCGGACTGGCCTGGACCGGCCCAAAGCCGGAAACCGGCCTGCAGGAGGCGGCGCGCCAGGCGCGCTACCGGCTGATCGGCGAGGCCATGCGCGCCGATGGCGCCACCCTGTTGCTCACCGCCCATCACCGCGCCGACCAGGCCGAAACCGTGCTGATGCGGCTGGCTCATGGCAGCGGCATCGAGGGGCTCAAGGCCATGACGCCGCTGGCCCATGTCGAAGGCCTGCGCATCTTCCGCCCCCTGCTCGATATCGAGCCGGCCATTCTCGCCGCTTTGGTGGACGAGGCCGGCCTGGTGGCCGCCCGGGATCCCTCCAACGACGATACCAGCTATGAGCGCGTCCGCTGGCGCCAGCTATTGCCGGCCCTGGCCGAGGAAGGGCTGGACAGCGCCGTCCTGTCGCGCTTCGCCACCCGGATGGCGGAGGCCGACGCGGCCTTGACCGAGATGGCCGGGCCGGTCTTTGCCGAATTGGTCGGGTTTGACGGTTTCGGCGCCGCCACCCTGCCCTTGGCCGCCCTGCAAAGCCTCAGCCCCGCGATCGGCAGGCGGGTTCTGGGCCGGGTACTCAAGATTGTCGGCGGCCGCCAGAAACCGCGGGCCCTTGGCCAGGTGGAACGGCTTTACGACCAGATCGCCGACCACGGATTGCCCCGCGCCGTCACGCTGCTGGGCGCCGTGGTCCGGCTCCGGGGCGACAGGCTGGCCATCGCGCGCGAACCGGGCCGGGCCCTGCCCGAAGACCGGGAACTGCCGCCGGACGGCGAACTGGTCTGGGACCGGCGCTTCCGCATCGCCAATCGGTCCGGCACTATCGGCCTCGTCGCCGGCGCCACCGATGCCATGCCGCGCCACCAGCTCGAAAGCCTGTTGGGCGTCAAGGTCGCCAGTCCCACCGAAGCCATCCGCACCGCCCCGCTGGTGCGCGACGCCGATGGAAACCTCCTGGCGCTGGGCAATTGGTCGTTCGATGAGCGGGTGCGTATGGAATTTCTGATTGACTGA
- a CDS encoding ABC transporter ATP-binding protein: protein MTDLPGRRPPPLPDENPTLRQRLENLAHLGRLVAQIWRTSRWLTLASIGLRLIAALQPVAVLFTAKLIVDEVVRLSGTTPPGPGIMDWWETGLLNPVLGFLLLEFALVLANDIIARATGLVDSILSELHANQVSIELMAHAARLDLQHFESAEYQDRLERARRQAAGRNALLSQMFGQAQDILTVLTLAAGLFIYAPWLILLLPLSFIPSIWGETRFNTLAYMVSRWRTPERREIEYLRHIGASAETAKEVKLFGLGDYLIARFRTLAHQIFLENRRIALLRAGWGALFTGVASLAYYAAYGFIVWRTIAGEFTLGDLTFLSGSFLRLNGLFQKILLGFTQIAGQSMYLDDLFSFFEIEPTVLPPAEPKPFPVPIAKGICFENVGFRYPETDNWVVRNLSFTLPAGETLALVGENGAGKTTIAKLLTRLYDPSEGRISIDGVDVRDMDPKDIHAHVGVIFQDFIRYSFTARDNIGVGRIEAREDQARIDQAAEQSLADSVIAKLPQGYDQQLGRLFKQGRDLSGGEWQKVAIARAYMRDAELIILDEPTAALDAKAEAEVFARFKGLAQGKTAVIISHRFSTVRMADRILVLDNGAILESGTHEELVKRQGRYAELFELQAAGYR, encoded by the coding sequence ATGACCGACCTGCCCGGACGCCGTCCGCCCCCGCTTCCCGACGAAAATCCCACTCTTCGGCAACGCCTCGAAAACCTGGCTCATCTGGGCCGCCTGGTCGCCCAGATCTGGCGCACCAGCCGCTGGCTGACCCTGGCCAGTATCGGCTTGCGCCTGATCGCGGCGCTGCAACCGGTGGCGGTGCTGTTTACGGCCAAGCTCATCGTCGACGAAGTGGTGCGGCTGAGCGGCACCACCCCGCCCGGACCCGGCATCATGGATTGGTGGGAGACCGGATTGCTCAATCCGGTGCTCGGCTTCCTGCTGCTGGAATTTGCGCTGGTCCTGGCCAATGACATAATCGCGCGGGCCACCGGCCTCGTCGATTCCATCCTCTCCGAGCTCCATGCCAACCAGGTCAGCATCGAACTCATGGCCCATGCGGCCCGGCTCGACCTGCAACATTTCGAAAGCGCCGAATATCAGGACCGCCTCGAGCGGGCGCGGCGCCAGGCCGCCGGGCGCAATGCGCTATTGAGCCAGATGTTCGGCCAGGCCCAGGATATTCTCACCGTCCTGACCCTGGCGGCGGGCCTGTTCATCTATGCGCCCTGGCTGATCCTGCTGCTGCCGCTGAGCTTCATCCCCTCCATCTGGGGCGAGACCCGCTTCAACACCCTGGCCTATATGGTAAGCCGCTGGCGCACGCCGGAACGGCGCGAGATCGAATATCTGCGCCATATCGGGGCCAGCGCCGAAACCGCCAAGGAGGTCAAGCTGTTCGGCCTGGGCGATTATCTCATCGCCCGCTTCCGCACCCTCGCCCATCAGATTTTCCTCGAAAACCGCCGCATCGCCCTGCTGCGCGCCGGCTGGGGCGCCCTGTTCACCGGCGTTGCCAGCCTGGCCTATTACGCCGCCTATGGCTTCATCGTCTGGCGCACCATTGCCGGCGAATTCACCCTGGGGGATTTGACATTCCTGTCCGGCTCGTTCCTCCGGCTCAATGGCCTGTTCCAGAAAATCCTTCTCGGCTTCACCCAGATCGCCGGGCAATCGATGTATCTGGACGATCTTTTCTCCTTCTTCGAGATCGAGCCGACCGTGCTGCCGCCGGCCGAGCCAAAGCCCTTTCCGGTGCCGATCGCCAAGGGGATCTGTTTTGAAAATGTCGGCTTCCGCTATCCCGAAACCGACAATTGGGTGGTGCGCAACCTCTCCTTCACCCTGCCCGCCGGAGAGACATTGGCGCTGGTGGGCGAGAACGGCGCCGGCAAGACCACCATCGCCAAGCTGCTGACCCGCCTCTACGATCCCAGCGAAGGCCGCATCAGCATCGATGGTGTGGATGTCAGGGACATGGACCCCAAGGACATCCATGCCCATGTCGGCGTCATCTTCCAGGATTTCATCCGCTACAGCTTCACCGCCCGCGACAATATCGGCGTCGGCCGCATCGAGGCGCGCGAGGACCAGGCCCGCATCGACCAGGCCGCCGAACAGAGCCTGGCCGATAGCGTCATCGCCAAGCTGCCCCAGGGCTATGACCAGCAATTGGGCCGCCTGTTCAAGCAGGGGCGCGACCTTTCCGGCGGCGAATGGCAGAAGGTCGCCATTGCCCGCGCCTATATGCGCGACGCCGAACTCATCATTCTCGATGAGCCCACCGCCGCCCTCGACGCCAAGGCCGAGGCCGAGGTCTTCGCCCGTTTCAAGGGCCTGGCCCAGGGCAAGACGGCAGTGATCATCTCGCATCGCTTCTCGACAGTGCGCATGGCCGACCGCATCCTAGTGCTCGACAATGGCGCCATTCTCGAATCCGGCACCCATGAGGAACTCGTCAAGCGCCAGGGCCGCTATGCAGAATTGTTCGAATTGCAGGCCGCCGGCTATCGCTGA
- a CDS encoding cation diffusion facilitator family transporter: MMSAPDPHHHHQHSGHAHDHDHAGHSHAPKVSAGNERAVLIGLLLTGSFMLVELIGGVLSGSLALIADAGHMLTDTVALFLAWLGFRLGRRPADARRSFGYSRLEVLAGLINAITLFALVAWIAYEAVQRFLEPQEVLAGPMLVVAVLGLLINLLVFRILSTADADHVNIKGALLHVLGDLLGSVGAIAAAIIIWLTGWMPIDPILSVLVSLLILRSAWALLMRTFNILMEGAPDGFDPAQLQQELLANIPGLAGVGHLHVWSLSSGQTMATLEIQLAPRADPAKLTAAVRDALWREHGVNHATIEIDWSGEGAACPAQSPGGSA; the protein is encoded by the coding sequence ATGATGTCCGCGCCTGACCCCCACCATCATCACCAGCATTCCGGCCATGCTCATGACCACGATCATGCCGGCCATAGCCATGCGCCCAAGGTCAGCGCCGGCAATGAGCGCGCTGTGCTGATCGGCCTGCTGCTGACCGGCAGCTTCATGCTCGTCGAATTAATCGGCGGCGTTCTCTCCGGCTCGCTGGCCCTGATCGCCGATGCCGGCCATATGCTCACCGATACCGTGGCCCTGTTCCTCGCCTGGCTGGGTTTCCGGCTCGGCCGTCGCCCCGCCGATGCGCGCCGCAGTTTCGGCTATTCGCGTCTCGAAGTACTGGCCGGGCTGATCAATGCCATTACCCTCTTCGCGCTGGTCGCCTGGATCGCCTATGAGGCCGTGCAGCGCTTCCTGGAGCCGCAGGAGGTTCTGGCCGGCCCTATGCTCGTGGTCGCCGTCCTGGGCCTGCTGATCAACCTGCTGGTGTTCCGCATCCTCTCCACCGCCGATGCCGACCATGTGAACATCAAGGGCGCGCTGCTGCATGTGCTGGGCGACCTGCTCGGCTCGGTCGGCGCCATCGCCGCCGCCATCATCATCTGGCTGACCGGCTGGATGCCCATCGACCCGATCCTGTCGGTTCTGGTCAGCCTCTTGATCCTGCGCAGCGCCTGGGCTCTGCTGATGCGCACCTTCAACATCTTGATGGAAGGCGCTCCCGACGGCTTCGATCCGGCGCAATTGCAGCAGGAATTGCTGGCCAATATTCCCGGTCTCGCCGGCGTCGGGCACCTGCATGTCTGGTCGCTGTCATCGGGCCAGACCATGGCGACGCTGGAAATTCAACTGGCGCCGAGAGCCGATCCGGCCAAGCTAACCGCCGCCGTGCGCGACGCCCTATGGCGGGAACACGGCGTCAACCACGCCACTATCGAAATCGATTGGAGCGGTGAGGGCGCCGCCTGCCCGGCGCAGTCTCCCGGCGGCTCGGCCTGA
- the argB gene encoding acetylglutamate kinase encodes MSNDNPSTDRFSHDAGILAQALPYMQRYEGKTVVVKYGGHAMGDPALGQAFARDIALLKQSKVNPIVVHGGGPQIASMLKNLGIESKFEGGLRVTDARTMEVVEMVLAGSINKEIVALINAEGEWAIGLCGKDGNMVFAKKAEKTVKDPGSNIERVLDLGFVGEPVEVDRTLLDLLARSEMIPVIAPVAPGHDGNTYNINADTFAGAIAGSLGAKRLLFLTDVPGVLDRQGKLMPELTVREAKALIADGTISGGMIPKVETCLEALDNGVEGVVILNGKTPHVVLVELFTEHGAGTLIVR; translated from the coding sequence ATGTCCAACGATAATCCGTCCACCGACCGGTTCAGCCACGATGCGGGCATCCTGGCCCAGGCCCTGCCCTATATGCAGCGCTATGAGGGCAAGACCGTCGTGGTGAAATATGGCGGCCATGCCATGGGCGATCCCGCGCTGGGCCAGGCTTTCGCCCGCGATATCGCCCTGCTCAAGCAATCCAAGGTCAATCCCATCGTCGTACATGGCGGCGGTCCGCAGATCGCGTCCATGCTCAAGAATCTGGGCATCGAATCCAAGTTCGAGGGCGGCCTGCGCGTCACCGACGCCCGCACCATGGAAGTGGTCGAGATGGTCCTGGCCGGCTCGATCAACAAGGAAATCGTCGCCCTGATCAATGCCGAAGGCGAATGGGCCATCGGGCTATGCGGCAAGGACGGCAATATGGTCTTCGCCAAAAAGGCGGAAAAGACCGTCAAGGACCCCGGCTCCAATATCGAACGCGTGCTCGATCTGGGCTTTGTCGGCGAGCCGGTGGAGGTGGATCGGACCTTGCTCGATCTGCTGGCGCGCTCGGAAATGATCCCGGTCATCGCCCCGGTGGCGCCGGGCCATGACGGCAATACCTATAATATCAACGCCGATACCTTTGCCGGCGCCATTGCCGGCTCGCTGGGCGCCAAGCGCCTCCTGTTCCTCACCGACGTGCCCGGTGTGCTCGACCGGCAAGGCAAACTGATGCCGGAGCTGACGGTGCGCGAAGCCAAGGCGCTGATCGCCGACGGCACCATTTCCGGCGGCATGATCCCCAAGGTCGAAACCTGCCTCGAAGCGCTGGACAATGGCGTAGAGGGGGTGGTGATCCTCAATGGCAAGACGCCGCATGTCGTGCTGGTGGAATTGTTCACCGAGCACGGCGCCGGCACGCTGATCGTGCGCTGA
- a CDS encoding sulfite exporter TauE/SafE family protein: MGPEFFIFAAVGFFAQIVDGALGMAYGVVSSTMLLAFGVPPAAASASVHAAEMFTTAASATSHVSHRNVNWRLFWRLAPAGILGGILGTYVLTAIDGAVLRPFVTIYLGLLGIYILFRAFRIRGAYKDPRTRIVLPLGVAGGFVDAAGGGGWGPIVTSSLIGSGGAPRYVVGTVNTVEFFVTTAVSIAFVTALLTGHWEEADGIERHIWSVAGLVVGGVLAAPLAGFVVRMIPAQRLMMLVGGLVMALACFQTWQLLS; encoded by the coding sequence TTGGGACCAGAGTTCTTCATCTTCGCAGCCGTGGGCTTCTTCGCCCAGATCGTCGACGGGGCGCTGGGCATGGCCTATGGCGTGGTCTCTTCCACCATGCTGCTGGCCTTCGGCGTGCCGCCCGCCGCCGCCTCGGCGAGCGTCCATGCCGCCGAAATGTTCACCACGGCCGCCTCGGCCACCAGCCATGTCAGCCACCGCAATGTGAACTGGCGGCTGTTCTGGCGCCTGGCGCCAGCGGGCATTCTGGGCGGCATTCTGGGAACCTATGTGCTGACCGCCATCGACGGCGCGGTCCTGCGCCCCTTCGTCACCATCTATCTCGGCCTGCTCGGCATCTATATCCTCTTCCGCGCCTTCCGCATTCGCGGCGCCTATAAAGACCCCAGAACCCGCATCGTGCTGCCGCTGGGCGTGGCCGGCGGTTTTGTCGACGCGGCGGGCGGCGGCGGCTGGGGGCCTATCGTCACCTCCAGCCTGATCGGCTCCGGCGGCGCGCCGCGTTATGTCGTGGGCACGGTCAATACGGTGGAATTCTTCGTCACCACCGCCGTCTCCATCGCCTTCGTCACCGCGCTCCTGACCGGCCATTGGGAAGAGGCCGATGGCATAGAGCGCCATATCTGGTCGGTGGCCGGCCTGGTCGTGGGCGGCGTCCTGGCAGCGCCGCTGGCCGGCTTCGTCGTGCGCATGATCCCGGCCCAGCGGCTGATGATGCTGGTCGGCGGTCTCGTCATGGCCCTGGCCTGTTTCCAGACCTGGCAATTGCTGAGCTGA
- a CDS encoding TIGR03862 family flavoprotein, producing MGAGRIGIVGGGPAGLMAAEAAARKGAGVTLFEAMPSVGRKLLMAGKSGLNITHAEDHEALLGRYGAGRLRLKSALDHFGSAAVREWCAGLGVEIFVGSSGRVFPRAMKASPLLRAWLGRLAELGVEIRTRHRWVGFEGDRLLFDTPNGRPAETFDAVVLALGGASWPKLGSDGAWLPFLEGKGVSVAPFRPANNGFETDWSPVFVERFAGAPVKAVTARSALGGMPGEFVVTAWGVEGSLIYAHSAALREALERGEPAALELDLAPGRSLDRLCRDLERQPAKASFANRLRKGAGLDGVKLGLLRELVPDIAGLAAPVLAQRIKSLKLPVKRARPIAEAISVAGGVAWDGVDEQFMLKSAPGLFVAGEMLDWEAPTGGYLLTACLATGRAAGMAAAHYAAES from the coding sequence ATGGGCGCAGGACGGATCGGCATTGTGGGTGGTGGGCCGGCGGGGCTTATGGCGGCGGAAGCCGCGGCTCGGAAGGGCGCGGGCGTGACCCTGTTCGAGGCGATGCCCAGCGTCGGCCGCAAGCTGCTCATGGCGGGTAAGTCCGGGCTCAACATTACGCATGCCGAGGACCATGAGGCGCTGCTCGGCCGCTATGGGGCAGGGCGCCTGCGGCTCAAATCCGCGCTGGACCATTTCGGCAGCGCGGCGGTGCGCGAATGGTGCGCCGGGCTCGGGGTGGAGATCTTCGTCGGGTCCTCGGGCCGGGTCTTTCCCAGGGCGATGAAGGCGTCGCCGCTGCTGCGGGCCTGGCTCGGCCGCTTGGCTGAACTGGGTGTCGAAATCCGCACGCGGCATCGCTGGGTCGGGTTCGAGGGCGATCGCCTGCTGTTCGACACGCCGAATGGCCGGCCGGCCGAAACCTTCGACGCCGTGGTGCTGGCATTGGGCGGGGCGAGCTGGCCGAAACTGGGTTCGGATGGCGCCTGGCTGCCATTTCTTGAAGGGAAAGGCGTGAGCGTGGCGCCGTTCCGGCCGGCCAATAATGGCTTCGAAACCGATTGGAGCCCGGTCTTTGTCGAAAGATTCGCCGGCGCACCGGTCAAGGCCGTGACCGCCCGGAGCGCGCTGGGAGGAATGCCGGGTGAATTCGTGGTCACCGCCTGGGGCGTCGAGGGGAGCTTGATTTACGCGCATTCCGCGGCACTGCGCGAGGCGCTGGAGCGGGGCGAGCCAGCCGCGCTGGAACTCGATCTGGCTCCGGGGCGGAGCCTCGACCGGCTGTGCCGTGATCTCGAGCGCCAGCCGGCTAAGGCCAGCTTTGCCAACAGGCTGCGCAAGGGGGCCGGGCTCGATGGCGTCAAGCTGGGCCTGCTGCGTGAATTGGTGCCCGACATAGCCGGCCTCGCCGCGCCGGTGCTGGCGCAGCGGATCAAGTCGCTCAAGCTCCCGGTCAAGCGCGCGCGGCCGATCGCCGAGGCGATCTCGGTGGCCGGGGGCGTCGCCTGGGATGGGGTGGACGAGCAGTTCATGCTGAAATCGGCACCGGGCCTGTTCGTCGCCGGCGAGATGCTGGATTGGGAGGCGCCGACCGGCGGCTATCTGCTGACGGCGTGCCTCGCTACCGGACGAGCGGCGGGAATGGCCGCGGCGCATTATGCGGCAGAATCATAG
- a CDS encoding HD domain-containing phosphohydrolase: MRLLVVDDSRSSLALIGSIVQETLGDKPELCLSPLAALEKCGTEQFDLVIVDHIMPEMDGVAFTGALRSRPAYRTVPVIMVTSDMDKDLRIGAIKAGATDFLHKPFDRIELQARVSNLLALRQAQVELADRAQWLTREVERATAHLLAREEEIIYRLARAIEYRDGDTGEHVSRVAQISQIIAEGIGLPPDRCRMIYLAAPLHDIGKIGIADAILSKPGKLTPEEMTIMREHVSIGARILERGDSDLIRTAELIAQSHHEKWDGTGYPDRLAGTDIPVEARIVALADVFDALCSERPYKAAWPIEKAYAEIVQCGGSHFDPACVAAFEAKWADIHTIMQGEPPLKAAGL, from the coding sequence ATGCGCCTTCTGGTCGTCGACGATAGCCGATCGAGCCTGGCCCTGATCGGCTCCATCGTCCAGGAGACGTTGGGGGACAAGCCGGAGCTTTGTCTCAGTCCGCTCGCGGCGCTGGAAAAATGCGGCACCGAACAGTTCGACCTCGTCATCGTCGACCATATCATGCCGGAAATGGACGGGGTCGCCTTCACCGGGGCCCTGCGCTCGCGTCCCGCCTATCGCACTGTGCCGGTGATCATGGTCACCTCCGACATGGACAAAGATCTTCGCATCGGCGCCATCAAGGCCGGCGCCACCGATTTCCTGCATAAGCCTTTCGACCGCATCGAATTACAGGCCCGGGTTTCCAACCTGCTGGCTCTGCGTCAGGCGCAGGTGGAACTGGCCGACCGCGCCCAATGGCTGACCCGCGAAGTCGAGCGCGCCACCGCCCATCTGCTGGCCCGCGAGGAGGAGATCATCTACCGCCTGGCCCGGGCCATCGAATATCGCGATGGCGATACCGGCGAACATGTTTCCCGCGTGGCCCAGATCAGCCAGATTATCGCCGAGGGCATCGGCCTGCCGCCCGATCGCTGCCGCATGATCTATCTGGCCGCCCCCCTGCACGATATCGGCAAGATCGGCATTGCCGACGCCATCCTCTCCAAGCCCGGCAAGCTGACGCCCGAGGAAATGACCATCATGCGCGAACATGTGAGCATCGGGGCACGTATTCTCGAACGCGGCGATTCCGACCTGATCCGCACCGCGGAGCTGATCGCCCAGAGCCATCACGAGAAATGGGACGGCACCGGTTATCCCGACCGCTTGGCCGGCACCGACATTCCGGTCGAGGCGCGCATCGTGGCCCTGGCCGATGTCTTCGATGCCCTGTGTTCAGAGCGGCCCTACAAAGCCGCCTGGCCGATCGAAAAAGCCTATGCTGAAATCGTCCAGTGCGGCGGTAGCCATTTCGATCCGGCCTGCGTCGCCGCCTTCGAGGCCAAATGGGCGGACATCCACACCATCATGCAGGGCGAGCCGCCCCTCAAGGCCGCTGGTCTCTAG
- a CDS encoding metalloregulator ArsR/SmtB family transcription factor, with protein sequence MPLPEENYITVIAETYRLLGDPTRLKVLLTCLEGPIAVGDIAKATGASQSLVSHHLRLLRAARLVRGTRRNKQVFYEAADDHIANMLTDMLDHAMEEHDGGEDDEA encoded by the coding sequence TTGCCCCTGCCCGAAGAAAACTACATCACGGTCATCGCCGAGACCTATCGCTTGCTCGGCGACCCCACCAGGCTCAAGGTCCTGCTGACCTGCCTCGAAGGCCCCATCGCCGTCGGCGACATCGCCAAGGCCACCGGCGCCAGCCAATCGCTGGTCAGCCACCACCTCCGCCTGCTCCGCGCCGCCCGCCTCGTCCGCGGCACCAGGCGCAACAAACAGGTCTTCTACGAAGCCGCCGACGACCACATCGCCAATATGCTCACCGACATGCTCGACCATGCGATGGAAGAGCATGATGGGGGCGAGGACGACGAGGCGTAG
- the ilvA gene encoding threonine ammonia-lyase, biosynthetic — translation MTDYIRKILTSSVYEVAEQTPLEPMELLSERLGRDILVKREDLQPVFSFKIRGAHNRIVHLSAGERARGVICASAGNHAQGVALSATRLGIRSVIVMPTTTPLIKVNAVKRLGGEVVLFGDGFDAARAHAAGLAERHGYVFVHPFDDPDVIAGQGTVGLELMRQHPEPIGAIYVPIGGGGLAAGIASFVKFLRPDIRVIGVEPEEAASMKAAIAAGRPVPLDQVGLFADGVAVRQVGEETFRLCRDLLDDIVTVSTDEICAAIKDIFDDHRAITEPAGALALAGLRRDVENGTAPQGALIAINSGANVNFDRLRHVAERAEIGERAEALLAVTIPERPGSYRAFIRLIGQRAITEFNYRFAPGASANIFVGVKLSGGDAEKREIIALLEAHGLGVTDMTDNEVAKLHVRYMVGGRVAGLADERVFRFQFPERPGALLKFLEGLNDSWNISLFHYRNHGADYGRVLVGIQVSEDTRADLLAHIDAIGFPYWDETENPAYRQFLDLGDAF, via the coding sequence ATGACCGATTATATCCGCAAGATCCTGACCTCCTCGGTCTATGAAGTGGCCGAGCAGACCCCGCTCGAGCCCATGGAACTGCTCTCCGAACGGCTCGGACGCGATATTCTGGTCAAGCGCGAGGATTTGCAGCCGGTCTTCTCCTTCAAGATTCGCGGCGCCCATAACCGCATCGTGCATCTGAGCGCCGGCGAGCGCGCCCGCGGCGTCATCTGCGCCTCGGCCGGCAACCACGCCCAGGGCGTGGCGCTGTCGGCGACCCGGCTGGGCATCCGCTCCGTCATCGTCATGCCCACGACCACCCCGCTCATCAAGGTCAATGCGGTCAAGCGCCTGGGCGGCGAGGTGGTGCTGTTCGGCGACGGTTTCGACGCGGCCCGCGCCCATGCGGCTGGGCTGGCCGAACGGCACGGCTATGTCTTCGTCCATCCCTTCGACGATCCCGATGTCATTGCCGGCCAGGGCACGGTGGGGCTCGAACTGATGCGTCAGCATCCCGAGCCCATCGGCGCCATCTATGTGCCCATAGGCGGCGGCGGGCTCGCCGCCGGCATTGCCAGCTTCGTCAAATTCCTGCGCCCCGACATCCGCGTCATCGGCGTCGAACCGGAGGAAGCGGCCAGCATGAAGGCCGCCATCGCCGCCGGTAGACCGGTGCCGCTCGACCAGGTGGGCCTGTTCGCCGATGGCGTGGCGGTGCGCCAGGTCGGCGAGGAAACCTTCCGCCTCTGCCGCGACCTGCTCGACGACATCGTCACCGTCAGCACCGACGAGATCTGCGCCGCCATCAAGGATATTTTCGACGATCACCGCGCCATTACCGAGCCGGCTGGGGCGCTGGCCCTGGCCGGCCTGCGGCGCGACGTCGAGAACGGTACCGCGCCCCAGGGCGCGCTCATCGCCATCAATTCGGGCGCCAATGTCAATTTCGATCGCCTGCGCCATGTCGCCGAACGCGCCGAGATCGGCGAGCGGGCCGAGGCGCTGCTGGCCGTGACCATCCCGGAACGGCCCGGCTCCTATCGCGCCTTCATCCGCCTGATCGGCCAGCGCGCCATCACCGAATTCAATTATCGCTTCGCCCCCGGCGCCAGCGCCAATATCTTTGTCGGGGTCAAGCTCTCGGGCGGCGATGCGGAAAAACGCGAGATCATCGCGCTGCTCGAAGCCCATGGCCTGGGCGTTACCGACATGACCGACAACGAGGTCGCCAAGCTCCATGTGCGCTATATGGTGGGCGGCCGGGTCGCCGGCCTCGCCGACGAAAGAGTGTTCCGTTTCCAGTTCCCGGAGCGGCCGGGAGCGCTGCTGAAATTCCTCGAAGGGCTCAACGATTCCTGGAACATCTCCCTGTTTCACTACCGCAATCACGGCGCCGATTACGGGCGGGTGCTGGTGGGCATCCAGGTATCCGAAGACACCCGCGCCGACCTGCTGGCCCATATCGACGCCATCGGCTTCCCCTATTGGGACGAAACCGAAAATCCGGCCTATCGGCAATTCCTCGATCTGGGCGACGCATTTTAG
- a CDS encoding pyrimidine 5'-nucleotidase produces the protein MSMFSSFSHVTEWVFDLDNTLYPRQCNLFAQIDIRITHYVMDITRLDFAAARILQKNYYRDFGTTLNGLMQQHSIDPNHFLNNVHAIDYSPVDPHPELVDAIRALPGRKFILTNGDTGHARSVLSRLGGTDLFEDVHDIRAMTFVPKPHRAAYDGFFARHGIDPTRAIMFDDLEKNLVVPHEMGMATVQVVAGDDFVHEQIDAWEMDRADGPHVHHVTADLAGFLRNLR, from the coding sequence ATGTCCATGTTTTCCAGCTTCAGCCATGTCACCGAATGGGTGTTCGATCTCGACAACACCCTCTATCCCCGCCAATGCAATCTGTTCGCGCAGATCGATATCCGCATCACCCATTATGTGATGGATATCACCCGGCTGGATTTCGCCGCCGCCCGCATCCTGCAGAAGAATTATTACCGCGATTTCGGCACCACGCTGAACGGGCTGATGCAGCAGCACAGCATCGATCCCAACCATTTCCTCAACAATGTCCACGCCATCGACTATTCCCCGGTCGATCCGCATCCCGAACTGGTCGATGCCATCCGCGCCCTGCCCGGCCGGAAATTCATCCTCACCAATGGCGATACCGGCCATGCCCGCTCGGTGCTGTCGCGCCTGGGCGGCACCGACCTTTTCGAAGACGTCCACGATATCCGCGCCATGACCTTCGTGCCCAAGCCGCACCGCGCGGCCTATGACGGCTTCTTCGCCCGCCACGGCATCGACCCGACCCGCGCCATCATGTTCGACGATCTGGAGAAGAACCTCGTCGTGCCGCACGAAATGGGCATGGCCACGGTTCAGGTGGTAGCCGGCGACGATTTTGTTCATGAACAGATCGATGCCTGGGAGATGGACCGGGCCGATGGCCCGCATGTGCATCACGTCACCGCCGATCTGGCCGGTTTTCTGCGCAATCTGCGTTAG